The Candidatus Limnocylindria bacterium genomic sequence CCGAGTCGAGTCGTGACGACGCCTCGTCGAGGATCACCAGACCGGGGTCGCGGAGGAAGACGCGGGCGAACGCGAGCAGCTGCGCCTCGCCAGCGGAGAGGCCGCCGGCGAGCATCTGCGTGTCGAGCGCGCCATCGCCGCCATCGCGCGGGAGCGCGCGCAGCCAGGCACCAAGCCCGATGCGATCGAGCACGGCGGTGATGCGCTCGTCGTCGACGCTGGAGTCGAAGAACGTGATGTTCTCGCGCACG encodes the following:
- a CDS encoding ABC transporter ATP-binding protein, translating into VRENITFFDSSVDDERITAVLDRIGLGAWLRALPRDGGDGALDTQMLAGGLSAGEAQLLAFARVFLRDPGLVILDEASSRLDSATERHIERAIDALLADRTGIVIAHRLATLQRCDRILILEDGRIVEQGPRAALAQDPLSRFSDLLRTGLEQVLA